Proteins encoded by one window of Xanthomonas sp. DAR 80977:
- the nudC gene encoding NAD(+) diphosphatase: MPDLTPVSFAFADAVIDRADALRNDPAALRRIWPEARLLLLDADGNAYADAHGQPLALTGAALGDVVEQAIFLGLSDGDTWFALAAGMLDADFDPPQRMDLRRAAAEWPAAASALFAYARGMLHWQSRTRFCGVCGGAIALRRGGFLGVCTQCASEHYPRVDPAVIVAVGDGRRLLLGRQASWPARRYSVIAGFVEPGESLEQTVAREVAEETQVRVRPGSCRYYGAQPWPFPGALMLGFRALAEPDAPQVDGELEDARWFERDEIGAALQRAAAQGDSADDGHGLRLPPRISIARALVEDWYRRGGDHDA; the protein is encoded by the coding sequence ATGCCCGACCTGACGCCTGTTTCCTTCGCCTTCGCCGACGCGGTCATCGACCGCGCCGATGCGCTGCGCAACGACCCGGCGGCGCTGCGCCGCATCTGGCCCGAAGCGCGCCTGCTGCTGCTCGATGCCGACGGCAACGCCTATGCCGATGCGCACGGGCAGCCGCTGGCGCTGACCGGCGCGGCGCTGGGCGACGTGGTCGAGCAGGCGATCTTCCTCGGCCTGAGCGACGGCGATACCTGGTTCGCGCTGGCCGCGGGCATGCTCGACGCCGATTTCGACCCGCCGCAGCGCATGGACCTGCGCCGCGCCGCGGCCGAGTGGCCGGCCGCCGCGTCCGCCCTGTTCGCCTATGCGCGCGGCATGCTGCACTGGCAGTCGCGCACCCGCTTCTGCGGCGTGTGCGGCGGCGCCATCGCGTTGCGCCGCGGCGGCTTCCTCGGCGTGTGCACGCAATGCGCCAGCGAGCACTATCCGCGCGTGGATCCGGCGGTGATCGTCGCGGTCGGCGATGGCCGGCGGCTGCTGCTGGGGCGCCAGGCGAGCTGGCCGGCGCGGCGCTATTCGGTGATCGCCGGCTTCGTCGAGCCGGGCGAGTCGCTGGAGCAGACCGTGGCGCGCGAGGTGGCCGAGGAGACCCAGGTGCGGGTCCGGCCGGGCAGCTGCCGCTATTACGGCGCGCAGCCCTGGCCGTTCCCCGGCGCGCTGATGCTCGGCTTCCGCGCCTTGGCCGAACCCGACGCGCCGCAGGTGGATGGCGAGCTGGAGGATGCGCGCTGGTTCGAACGCGACGAGATCGGCGCCGCCCTGCAACGCGCCGCGGCGCAGGGCGACAGCGCCGACGACGGGCACGGCCTGCGCCTGCCGCCGCGGATCTCCATCGCGCGCGCGCTGGTCGAGGACTGGTACCGCCGCGGCGGCGACCACGACGCCTAG
- the erpA gene encoding iron-sulfur cluster insertion protein ErpA: MSTLVSLPSAAPAPDYQSLQRPLNFTQAAAAKVRELIREEGNDALALRVYIQGGGCSGFQYGFEFDENRAEDDLSVRTDDVTLLVDPLSLQYLMGAEVDYSEGLHGAQFVIRNPNAKTTCGCGSSFSV; encoded by the coding sequence ATGAGCACTCTCGTTTCCCTGCCCAGTGCCGCGCCGGCGCCCGACTACCAGTCGCTGCAGCGGCCGCTGAACTTCACCCAGGCCGCCGCGGCCAAGGTGCGCGAGCTGATCCGCGAGGAAGGCAACGACGCGCTGGCGTTGCGCGTGTACATCCAGGGCGGCGGCTGTTCCGGCTTCCAGTACGGCTTCGAGTTCGACGAGAACCGCGCCGAGGACGACCTGTCGGTGCGTACCGACGACGTCACCCTGCTGGTCGACCCGTTGAGCCTGCAATACCTGATGGGCGCGGAAGTGGATTACAGCGAAGGCCTGCACGGCGCGCAGTTCGTGATCCGCAACCCCAACGCCAAGACCACCTGCGGCTGCGGCAGCAGCTTCAGCGTGTAG